The following are from one region of the Methanoculleus caldifontis genome:
- a CDS encoding glycosyltransferase family 4 protein encodes MRLLVCTTEYFPHGAGMANVVYNIVEQLKSRGVECTVCSPKGPDIRLGSWPLIEKAGVVGLLNYWYRVSQHFRDNDYDAAWLQNPFIVAENPFKRCLVTMHSTYSGSSDLGVGNLPFHLYESVVARIERSCLTRMPPATLFTGVGQPVREELERIGIARDRIFYIPNGVDVRRFRPSPDRKAIRKRFGLPEDGTILLSVGRLIPAKQPFALIEVFSQIERRQKDVTLCVAGGGELLEAARELAEKIGVKNVIFLGSVDHDRDLPGLYACADYYIMTSKYEGGMPPLTLAEAMASGLPCIVSDIPNLAIVREADCGTTVSLDDTATAADTIVRYLDGEHPDHASNARAYAERMLNWEVLSMNYANMLERLAAG; translated from the coding sequence ATGAGACTGCTCGTCTGCACGACGGAATACTTCCCCCACGGCGCAGGCATGGCCAACGTCGTCTACAACATCGTCGAGCAACTCAAATCGAGAGGCGTGGAGTGTACGGTCTGTTCCCCGAAAGGCCCCGATATCAGGCTCGGGAGCTGGCCCCTGATAGAGAAGGCGGGTGTCGTCGGGCTGCTCAACTACTGGTACCGGGTCTCGCAGCATTTCAGGGACAACGATTACGATGCTGCCTGGCTCCAGAATCCGTTCATCGTCGCTGAAAACCCGTTCAAGCGCTGTCTGGTGACGATGCACTCGACGTACTCCGGGTCAAGCGATCTCGGGGTCGGCAATCTTCCATTTCACCTGTACGAGTCGGTTGTCGCCCGGATAGAACGCTCCTGCCTGACCCGCATGCCTCCCGCCACCCTCTTCACCGGCGTCGGGCAACCGGTTCGCGAGGAACTCGAACGGATAGGGATCGCCCGGGACCGGATATTCTACATCCCGAACGGGGTTGACGTCAGGCGGTTCCGTCCCTCGCCCGACAGGAAGGCCATCAGGAAGAGGTTTGGCCTCCCGGAGGACGGCACCATACTCCTGAGTGTCGGACGGCTGATCCCTGCGAAACAGCCGTTCGCCCTGATCGAGGTCTTCTCGCAGATCGAGAGGCGACAGAAAGACGTGACCCTCTGCGTCGCCGGAGGGGGCGAACTCCTGGAGGCGGCAAGAGAGCTGGCAGAGAAGATAGGAGTAAAGAACGTCATCTTCCTCGGGAGCGTGGACCACGACAGGGATCTCCCCGGCCTCTACGCCTGCGCGGATTACTACATCATGACATCGAAGTACGAAGGAGGGATGCCGCCCCTGACCCTTGCGGAGGCGATGGCCTCGGGGCTGCCATGCATCGTCTCCGATATCCCGAACCTCGCCATCGTGAGGGAGGCCGACTGCGGGACGACGGTCTCCCTCGACGATACCGCAACGGCCGCTGATACGATCGTCCGCTACCTGGACGGGGAGCACCCCGACCATGCATCGAATGCGAGGGCCTACGCCGAGAGGATGCTGAACTGGGAGGTCCTCTCGATGAACTACGCGAATATGCTCGAGCGCCTTGCTGCGGGATGA
- a CDS encoding glycosyltransferase, giving the protein MEMYVYNLSKNLINEGHTVEVITANVPEGRSVEVMDGILVRRLKCLGEPLRNPLVPSIFLLLNELKKFDVIHIHNVYSFTALSFPILKKFCKIPIVLTHHGQLMFGEPMKDLCVRIYEKSARGVVLNSVDTAVALSDSDARQISQQNGGTAADRSPSGHPRNVVTIPNGYDDGKFRPMDTRECKEALGLPPDRKMILNVGRLYGAVKGHEYLIEAMSRIVKKRKDVLCVIVGPGRLYDTLDRQIRSLGLEEYVVLAGGKPHDEIPLWLNACDLFVLPSLSEGNPTVMFEAFGCGKPFVGTRVGGVPEIVTSDDYGLLVDPANPDDLAEKVLTALDREWDREAILACSEQYTWENITREIVGVYDQVLR; this is encoded by the coding sequence ATGGAGATGTACGTCTACAACCTGAGCAAAAACCTGATCAACGAGGGTCACACGGTCGAGGTGATAACCGCAAACGTTCCCGAAGGAAGGAGCGTCGAGGTTATGGACGGGATCCTCGTCCGGAGGCTGAAATGCCTCGGGGAGCCGCTGAGAAACCCTCTCGTTCCGTCCATATTCCTTCTCTTAAACGAACTCAAAAAGTTCGATGTCATCCATATCCATAACGTCTACAGTTTCACCGCGCTCTCCTTTCCGATACTGAAGAAGTTCTGCAAGATCCCCATCGTCCTCACGCATCACGGCCAGTTGATGTTCGGCGAGCCGATGAAAGACCTGTGCGTGCGGATCTACGAGAAGAGCGCCAGGGGGGTCGTTTTAAACTCCGTTGATACGGCCGTAGCCCTCTCGGATTCCGACGCCAGACAGATATCGCAGCAGAACGGCGGCACGGCGGCAGATCGCAGCCCGTCCGGTCACCCTCGAAACGTGGTCACGATTCCGAACGGCTACGATGACGGAAAATTCCGGCCGATGGACACCCGGGAGTGCAAGGAGGCGCTGGGCCTGCCCCCGGACAGGAAGATGATCCTGAACGTCGGGAGACTCTACGGCGCAGTCAAAGGGCACGAGTACCTCATCGAGGCGATGTCACGGATCGTGAAGAAGCGAAAGGACGTCCTCTGCGTGATCGTCGGTCCCGGAAGGCTCTATGACACCCTTGACCGGCAGATACGGTCGCTCGGCCTCGAAGAGTATGTCGTGCTCGCCGGCGGGAAGCCTCACGACGAGATCCCGCTCTGGCTGAACGCCTGCGACCTCTTTGTCCTGCCGAGCCTCAGCGAAGGCAACCCGACGGTCATGTTCGAGGCCTTCGGATGCGGGAAGCCCTTCGTGGGAACGAGAGTCGGCGGAGTTCCGGAGATCGTCACCTCAGACGATTACGGCCTGCTGGTGGATCCCGCGAACCCCGACGATCTTGCCGAGAAAGTCCTGACTGCGCTGGACCGGGAATGGGACCGGGAGGCGATCCTCGCATGCTCGGAGCAGTATACATGGGAGAACATCACGAGAGAGATCGTCGGCGTATACGATCAGGTGCTGAGATGA
- a CDS encoding right-handed parallel beta-helix repeat-containing protein, whose protein sequence is MRLREIILTGLVLLCAGLVIHSAIEIHFHVPERGVTDPVASTFSAEMPDPANATLDPEQAFGAESNPTGSPIGGGESYRNMLTPADPGVKMLVTTIDELLAALQDAESGDIIYIDETARINLTDAPGSVTIPGGVTLAGNRGERSVTGTATYPFEIGEPGEYVLWVRASAGDEGRGAIWVSVDEEEIRRWDLEVDGAWRWNRAGARYLPAGEHILNIHWREGGLNLDEIFITGNPDRLPGVTADEAAGESEIRMEAESGVLSPGLEETGDLTASGGAYVAAPDSPPEGEYPLSEGGLIYLDQADPDHRIGFVAGGEGVRITGLRLEGPHSGIETVDPTVIGIYSAYRNLEVDNCEIRGWSGAAIGVTGTGGSEMKTGGYIHHNYIHHCQAEGFGYGVVVSAGAVALIEANYFDYCRHAIAGSGVAGDGYEARYNICGPNFIAGSSHNFDMHGVASGTDMIAGDTIRIHHNTFTATGPLNAFPVAIRGVPRDGAYIHNNWFYYTQAPPVWQTGGQGGVFVTENLIGENRTFSASGPIEYY, encoded by the coding sequence GTGCGTCTACGAGAGATCATCCTCACGGGTCTGGTCCTGCTCTGTGCGGGTCTGGTCATCCATTCGGCTATCGAGATCCACTTCCACGTGCCGGAGAGGGGCGTGACGGATCCTGTCGCTTCCACCTTTTCTGCAGAGATGCCCGATCCGGCAAACGCGACTCTCGATCCGGAGCAGGCATTCGGTGCCGAATCAAACCCCACGGGAAGCCCCATCGGAGGGGGAGAGAGTTACCGGAATATGCTCACCCCGGCGGATCCCGGAGTCAAAATGCTCGTCACGACCATCGACGAACTGCTCGCCGCCCTCCAGGACGCGGAGAGCGGGGATATCATCTACATCGATGAGACAGCCAGGATCAACCTCACGGACGCCCCGGGAAGCGTGACCATACCGGGAGGCGTCACGCTTGCCGGAAACAGGGGAGAGAGAAGCGTAACCGGGACGGCAACATATCCGTTCGAGATCGGCGAGCCGGGGGAGTACGTGCTCTGGGTCCGGGCATCCGCAGGGGATGAGGGCAGGGGCGCTATCTGGGTATCGGTGGACGAGGAGGAGATCAGGCGGTGGGATCTCGAAGTGGACGGGGCGTGGCGCTGGAACAGGGCAGGAGCCCGCTACCTTCCCGCCGGAGAGCATATCCTGAATATCCACTGGCGCGAGGGGGGCCTGAACCTTGATGAGATCTTCATCACCGGCAACCCGGATCGCCTCCCCGGCGTTACCGCGGATGAGGCGGCCGGCGAGAGCGAGATCCGCATGGAGGCGGAGTCCGGGGTGCTGTCGCCCGGCCTGGAAGAGACCGGAGACCTCACGGCGTCGGGCGGGGCCTACGTCGCGGCTCCCGACAGCCCTCCCGAGGGCGAGTACCCACTCTCAGAGGGAGGGCTGATCTACCTAGATCAGGCAGACCCCGACCACCGGATCGGGTTTGTCGCCGGCGGGGAGGGCGTGAGGATCACCGGTCTCCGTCTTGAGGGGCCGCATAGCGGGATCGAGACGGTAGACCCGACCGTCATCGGGATCTACTCGGCCTACCGCAACCTGGAGGTGGACAACTGCGAGATCCGGGGATGGAGCGGGGCAGCGATCGGAGTCACCGGCACGGGCGGTTCTGAGATGAAGACCGGCGGATACATCCACCACAACTACATCCACCACTGCCAGGCGGAGGGGTTCGGATACGGGGTCGTGGTCTCGGCAGGGGCGGTGGCTCTCATCGAGGCGAACTACTTCGATTACTGTCGGCACGCCATCGCCGGAAGCGGGGTCGCCGGGGACGGGTACGAGGCGCGGTACAACATCTGCGGTCCGAACTTCATCGCGGGCTCATCCCACAACTTCGATATGCACGGGGTGGCGTCCGGTACGGATATGATCGCGGGGGACACGATCCGGATCCACCACAACACCTTCACTGCCACGGGACCCCTGAACGCATTCCCGGTCGCCATCCGGGGCGTCCCACGCGACGGCGCGTATATCCACAACAACTGGTTCTACTACACCCAGGCACCGCCGGTCTGGCAGACGGGCGGGCAGGGAGGGGTCTTCGTGACGGAGAACCTGATCGGCGAGAACAGAACGTTCTCCGCATCGGGGCCGATCGAGTATTACTGA
- a CDS encoding carbohydrate-binding protein, protein MKKPLFLALVMCLAVVMAAPAQAAQNQEVSQGTYDILVYIDGTTVIAEDSTGQVISSGVAGQDDSNVIQTAVKAIGNGTILFQAGTYALGSPVEVKVSNPDTGTEDPSDAQKPYKAHSVPGRINFVDFDYGGEGVAYHDTVAGNQGDATYRTDDTDVDISTRNAVDVPVIAYTYAGEWLTFSGVEVAASGTYDATFYVSTTGNDRTFSVLVDGEKVATVNAPNTSSWYTFAPVTAQIPLTAGKHTVQIAMDTGWVDMAYVEFKSTSSPTPTPTVTATPTPTPTATPTATPTATPTAAPGTPDLVVTEISWVPENPVTGDTITMKAVIANQGTAATPSGKAHGVAFTSSGSLGSAVWSDNHTASIAPGESATVTANGGVSGSTWTAAAGTYTITATVDDVDRIAESNETNNVLTRTMTVSASTATPTPTPTKTPTPAPTATPTPTPTKTPTPTPTPTPTPGQNVYGADANPTGSPVGGGSGYKNGVSKSSANYVVSTTNQLVNALSSAKSGEIIWVEENANIDMSGRTTTIRAGVTLASNRGENGSLGGRIYQTTAGTRLFTVGGQNVRITGLRIEGPQKGTSASSTNVGIYTTYRNLEVDNCEIFGWGNAAIGIVGTGGSDMKTGAYIHHNNIHHNQVAGLGYGVCLSGGAVALIEANYFDYCRHAITGAGNAGDGYEARYNICGPNWITTSPHNFDMHGTSSGSTTIAGDTIRIHHNTFLGTTSQMPTCIAIRGVPRVGAYIDHNWFYFTRDAPVWQTGGKTGISMTNNLIGSSGTLSASGPIKYY, encoded by the coding sequence ATGAAAAAACCCCTATTTCTTGCGCTGGTAATGTGCCTGGCAGTTGTCATGGCTGCACCGGCACAGGCCGCGCAAAATCAGGAGGTATCACAGGGTACCTACGATATCCTTGTGTACATCGACGGTACAACGGTCATTGCAGAAGACAGCACTGGTCAGGTGATCAGCAGCGGAGTCGCGGGACAGGATGACAGCAACGTCATACAGACCGCAGTAAAGGCCATCGGCAACGGGACCATACTCTTCCAGGCCGGAACCTATGCTCTGGGCAGTCCGGTCGAAGTTAAAGTCTCAAACCCCGATACTGGCACGGAAGATCCTTCCGATGCGCAGAAGCCCTACAAGGCGCACTCAGTGCCCGGCCGTATCAACTTTGTTGATTTCGACTATGGAGGGGAAGGGGTTGCCTACCATGACACCGTAGCCGGCAACCAGGGCGATGCAACATACCGCACCGATGACACAGACGTGGATATCAGCACACGGAACGCCGTCGACGTGCCGGTCATTGCCTACACCTACGCAGGAGAATGGCTTACGTTCTCCGGAGTGGAGGTGGCTGCATCGGGCACCTACGACGCCACATTCTACGTCAGCACCACCGGGAACGACAGAACCTTCTCGGTGCTGGTGGACGGGGAGAAGGTCGCCACGGTCAACGCTCCCAACACCAGCAGCTGGTACACGTTTGCCCCGGTCACAGCGCAGATTCCGCTCACCGCCGGCAAGCACACAGTGCAGATAGCCATGGACACCGGATGGGTCGACATGGCATACGTCGAGTTTAAATCGACGTCGTCTCCCACGCCGACACCGACAGTGACGGCGACACCAACACCCACGCCAACGGCAACGCCGACCGCGACGCCGACGGCAACCCCCACGGCAGCACCCGGCACGCCCGACCTTGTCGTGACCGAGATCTCCTGGGTGCCGGAAAACCCGGTAACCGGTGACACGATCACGATGAAAGCGGTGATTGCGAACCAGGGTACTGCTGCGACACCGTCCGGCAAGGCTCATGGCGTAGCCTTTACGTCGAGCGGAAGTCTGGGATCCGCGGTCTGGTCCGACAACCACACGGCCTCGATCGCTCCCGGCGAATCGGCCACGGTGACTGCCAACGGCGGCGTTTCCGGTTCAACCTGGACTGCAGCCGCAGGCACCTACACGATCACCGCGACGGTCGACGACGTGGACAGGATCGCGGAGAGCAACGAGACCAACAACGTCCTCACCAGGACGATGACGGTGAGTGCATCCACGGCAACGCCGACGCCGACGCCTACAAAGACGCCGACACCGGCACCTACCGCAACTCCGACCCCGACGCCGACGAAGACGCCGACACCGACGCCGACACCGACGCCGACGCCCGGCCAGAACGTCTATGGGGCGGACGCCAACCCCACGGGAAGCCCGGTAGGGGGAGGTAGCGGGTACAAGAACGGCGTCAGCAAGAGCAGTGCGAACTACGTCGTCAGCACGACGAACCAGCTCGTAAACGCGCTCAGCTCCGCAAAGTCCGGAGAGATCATCTGGGTTGAGGAGAACGCCAACATCGACATGAGCGGCCGGACCACCACGATACGCGCCGGGGTTACCCTCGCGAGCAACCGTGGCGAGAACGGGTCGCTCGGCGGCAGGATCTACCAGACGACGGCCGGAACCCGGCTCTTTACGGTCGGGGGCCAGAATGTGAGGATCACCGGTCTCCGTATCGAAGGCCCTCAGAAGGGCACCAGCGCATCGTCGACGAACGTCGGTATCTACACCACCTACCGGAATCTCGAAGTGGACAACTGTGAGATCTTCGGCTGGGGCAATGCCGCAATCGGCATTGTCGGCACCGGCGGTTCCGACATGAAGACGGGCGCGTACATCCACCACAACAACATCCACCACAACCAGGTGGCGGGTCTTGGATATGGTGTCTGCCTCTCCGGTGGCGCGGTAGCGCTCATCGAGGCGAACTACTTCGACTACTGCCGGCACGCCATCACCGGAGCCGGAAACGCCGGAGACGGGTATGAGGCACGGTACAACATCTGCGGTCCGAACTGGATCACGACGTCGCCTCACAACTTCGACATGCACGGCACCTCGTCGGGCTCCACCACGATCGCAGGAGACACGATCCGGATTCACCACAACACGTTCCTGGGTACGACCTCCCAGATGCCGACGTGCATTGCCATCCGGGGTGTCCCCCGTGTCGGTGCATACATCGACCACAACTGGTTCTACTTCACCAGGGATGCACCGGTCTGGCAGACCGGCGGAAAGACAGGGATCAGCATGACGAACAACCTGATTGGCTCAAGCGGAACTCTCTCCGCATCGGGTCCGATCAAGTATTACTGA
- a CDS encoding cofactor-independent phosphoglycerate mutase, with amino-acid sequence MKYVIILGDGMADEPLAELGNRTPLEYAETPNMDRIAREGRCGMLRTVPPGFEPGSDVANLSILGYDPRTAYTGRGPLEAASMGVAIGDGEMAYRCNLVAIRDGTMEDFNAGHISSAEGAELLRDLGAALGDDVRVYPGISYRNLMVVSGAHGAATTPPHDIVGRSVEDYLPRGEDAGILLDCMERSREVFADHPVNRRRREEGKTPATEVWPWSGGRRPSITSFQEKYGLAGGVISAVDLLNGIARLAGMETIRVPGATGFLDTDYEAKARYTLDALERLDFVYMHVEAPDEAGHMGSVEEKVRAIERLDEVIGIILDRPETTVAVLPDHPTPIRCKTHTADPVPFAVLGKGKDDVRAFSERDAAKGSFGLVQAPELLSLLFSR; translated from the coding sequence ATGAAGTACGTCATCATTCTCGGAGACGGCATGGCCGACGAGCCGCTTGCCGAACTGGGGAACAGGACACCCCTCGAATACGCAGAGACACCGAATATGGACAGGATCGCCCGGGAAGGCCGGTGCGGGATGCTCCGGACCGTGCCGCCGGGATTTGAGCCGGGGAGCGACGTCGCGAACCTCTCCATCCTGGGCTACGACCCCCGCACCGCATACACAGGGAGGGGGCCGCTCGAAGCGGCCAGCATGGGAGTCGCCATCGGGGACGGGGAGATGGCCTACCGGTGCAACCTGGTCGCGATCCGGGACGGGACGATGGAGGACTTCAACGCCGGGCACATCTCCAGCGCCGAAGGTGCCGAGCTCCTCCGCGACCTCGGCGCTGCGCTCGGCGACGATGTCCGGGTCTACCCGGGGATCAGTTACCGGAACCTGATGGTCGTCTCCGGAGCGCACGGCGCCGCGACCACCCCGCCCCACGACATCGTCGGCAGGTCGGTCGAAGACTACCTCCCGCGCGGAGAGGATGCCGGTATCCTCCTCGACTGCATGGAGCGGTCCCGGGAGGTCTTTGCCGACCATCCGGTCAACCGGCGCCGCAGAGAGGAGGGGAAGACCCCGGCAACGGAGGTCTGGCCGTGGAGCGGCGGCAGGAGACCGTCCATTACGTCCTTCCAGGAGAAGTACGGCCTTGCCGGCGGTGTCATCTCCGCCGTCGACCTCTTAAACGGCATCGCCCGCCTCGCCGGGATGGAGACGATCCGGGTCCCGGGCGCGACGGGGTTCCTCGACACCGATTACGAAGCGAAGGCCCGGTACACGCTCGACGCCCTCGAGCGCCTCGACTTCGTCTACATGCACGTCGAGGCCCCCGACGAGGCCGGGCACATGGGGAGCGTGGAGGAGAAGGTGCGCGCGATCGAGCGGCTCGACGAGGTGATCGGGATCATCCTGGACCGGCCGGAGACGACCGTCGCGGTCCTCCCCGACCACCCGACGCCGATCAGGTGTAAGACCCACACCGCCGACCCGGTGCCGTTCGCGGTGCTCGGGAAGGGAAAGGATGACGTCCGTGCGTTCTCCGAGCGCGATGCGGCGAAAGGGTCGTTCGGGCTCGTGCAGGCACCCGAACTCCTCTCCCTCCTCTTCTCGAGATAA
- a CDS encoding NAD-dependent epimerase/dehydratase family protein, translating into MMFCIVTGGAGFIGSHIVDALVAAGDDVLVIDDCSAGTERNLARHAASGQVAFVRQNLLDDGWQERFSGADRVYHIAADPDVRQSAVTPDSQIRNNIVATYRVLEAMRAHGVPELVFTSTSTVYGEASVIPTPETYTPLEPISVYGATKLACEALISSYCHSFEMTSWVYRFANIIGERSGHGVISDFIRKLRENPHELEILGDGRQTKSYLEVGECVRAVRFGIEHSHDPVNTFNIGSEDWIDVVRIADIVAEEMGLSGVRYRFTGGARGWVGDVPRMQLSVEKLKGLGWRCRTTSEESVRAAVRAMLG; encoded by the coding sequence ATGATGTTCTGTATCGTAACGGGCGGTGCCGGCTTCATCGGTTCGCACATCGTCGACGCGCTGGTCGCGGCGGGCGACGACGTGCTGGTCATCGATGACTGCAGCGCGGGCACCGAGAGGAACCTCGCGCGGCACGCGGCGAGCGGGCAGGTCGCCTTCGTCAGGCAGAACCTGCTCGACGACGGCTGGCAGGAACGCTTCAGCGGCGCAGACCGGGTCTACCACATCGCCGCAGACCCCGATGTCCGGCAGAGCGCCGTGACCCCGGACTCCCAGATAAGGAATAACATCGTCGCCACCTACCGGGTGCTCGAGGCGATGCGGGCGCACGGTGTTCCGGAACTGGTCTTCACCTCGACCTCGACCGTCTACGGCGAAGCCTCCGTCATCCCGACGCCCGAGACGTATACGCCCCTCGAGCCGATATCGGTCTACGGTGCGACGAAACTCGCCTGCGAGGCGCTCATATCGTCCTACTGCCACTCGTTTGAGATGACGTCCTGGGTCTACCGGTTCGCAAACATCATCGGCGAGCGGAGCGGTCACGGCGTCATCTCCGACTTCATCCGGAAACTCCGCGAGAACCCGCACGAACTCGAGATCCTCGGCGACGGGAGGCAGACGAAGTCCTACCTGGAGGTGGGGGAGTGCGTCCGCGCCGTCCGGTTCGGGATCGAGCACTCGCACGACCCGGTCAACACCTTCAACATCGGTTCTGAGGACTGGATCGACGTCGTCAGGATCGCCGATATCGTCGCGGAAGAGATGGGTCTATCGGGTGTCAGGTACCGGTTCACCGGCGGCGCGCGCGGCTGGGTCGGCGATGTCCCGAGGATGCAGCTCTCGGTCGAGAAACTCAAGGGTCTCGGCTGGCGGTGCCGGACCACGTCTGAAGAGAGCGTCCGCGCGGCGGTTCGCGCCATGCTCGGGTAA
- a CDS encoding DUF368 domain-containing protein has product MNPRPDLREHAGIYLRGLAMGACDIVPGVSGGTIALITGIYERLIGAIGSVDPTSVKHLARGDFGSFRADLEKIDLLFLIALLAGIGTAFLLMSRVILFLLENHAVETYSFFLGLIIASAVAIFLEIRSPGAATLVYLGVGTGVGYLIGGLGHLEIGHSLPILFLTGMAALCAMILPGISGAYITLVLNQYEYMLAAIRTFSLPEIVAYVAGGVVGLLLFTRGLKYLLKTHHAAMLALLTGLMLGSARMLWERGAAAGDMLAGGLVFFLVGLVAVGAVEYLKRRYRGAAA; this is encoded by the coding sequence ATGAACCCGCGTCCGGATCTGCGGGAGCATGCCGGGATCTACCTGCGCGGCCTCGCGATGGGGGCCTGCGACATCGTCCCCGGCGTATCGGGGGGGACGATCGCCCTCATCACCGGGATCTACGAGCGGCTGATCGGGGCCATCGGCAGCGTCGACCCGACCTCGGTGAAACACCTCGCGAGGGGGGACTTCGGGTCGTTCCGGGCAGATCTCGAGAAGATCGACCTTCTCTTTCTCATCGCGCTCCTTGCCGGGATCGGCACCGCCTTCCTCCTGATGTCGCGGGTGATCCTCTTCCTCCTCGAGAACCACGCGGTGGAGACCTACTCGTTCTTCCTCGGCCTCATCATCGCCTCTGCGGTCGCTATATTCCTCGAGATCCGTTCTCCTGGCGCGGCCACCCTCGTCTACCTCGGCGTCGGGACCGGTGTGGGCTACCTCATCGGGGGTCTCGGCCACCTTGAGATCGGTCACTCCCTGCCGATCCTCTTCCTCACCGGGATGGCGGCGCTCTGCGCCATGATCCTCCCCGGGATATCGGGGGCCTACATAACCCTGGTCCTCAACCAGTACGAGTACATGCTTGCGGCGATCAGGACCTTCTCGCTCCCCGAGATCGTCGCCTATGTCGCCGGCGGCGTCGTCGGCCTCCTCCTCTTTACCAGGGGTCTCAAGTATCTCCTGAAGACCCACCACGCCGCGATGCTCGCCCTGCTCACCGGGCTGATGCTCGGCTCGGCGAGGATGCTCTGGGAGAGGGGCGCCGCGGCCGGCGATATGCTGGCCGGCGGCCTGGTCTTCTTCCTCGTCGGGCTCGTCGCTGTCGGCGCGGTGGAGTATCTGAAGAGGCGCTACCGGGGCGCCGCGGCCTGA
- a CDS encoding methanogenesis marker 12 protein, which produces MFIGIDHGTTAMRFSTGTQEFKISREEARNFSVGDLACLSPLEEIEGIAVCYSMGDGISAITDIRKVENRGVISREGAGKHIGGGTRVYDEIRESGLPAVVIPGLHRASPTDPRFKAYSHQASPEKIGILYEVVHDLGGDVVVCDASSNTVTLLSTGGRVTGAFDACIFAPGTQHGALDVDAIRRIDGGESTANDAFLHAGLDYTVPAEIRVETMAMFAAMECAAMLLINPGAEIALAGSMAPAIAPGVEALLSREVAVYDEWCAARGLARIARDVFSGAAGILGLPVER; this is translated from the coding sequence ATGTTCATCGGCATCGATCACGGCACAACCGCGATGCGTTTCTCTACCGGGACACAGGAGTTCAAGATCTCCCGTGAAGAGGCCAGGAATTTCTCGGTCGGCGACCTTGCCTGCCTCTCCCCTCTTGAGGAGATCGAGGGAATTGCCGTCTGCTACTCGATGGGCGACGGCATCTCTGCCATCACCGATATCAGAAAGGTCGAGAACCGGGGCGTCATCTCGCGGGAGGGCGCCGGTAAGCACATCGGCGGCGGCACAAGAGTCTACGACGAGATCAGAGAGAGCGGGCTCCCCGCCGTCGTGATCCCCGGGCTGCACCGCGCGTCGCCGACCGATCCGAGGTTCAAGGCATACTCCCACCAGGCCAGCCCTGAGAAGATCGGGATCCTGTATGAGGTCGTGCACGACCTCGGTGGAGACGTCGTGGTCTGTGACGCGAGTTCCAACACCGTCACCCTTCTATCGACCGGCGGCCGGGTCACCGGCGCGTTCGATGCCTGCATCTTTGCGCCCGGCACCCAGCACGGCGCGCTGGACGTGGACGCCATCCGGCGGATCGACGGGGGCGAGTCCACGGCGAACGACGCCTTCCTCCACGCGGGCCTGGACTACACGGTGCCGGCCGAGATCAGGGTGGAGACGATGGCGATGTTCGCCGCGATGGAGTGCGCCGCGATGCTCCTCATAAATCCGGGCGCAGAGATCGCTCTCGCCGGATCCATGGCGCCCGCGATCGCACCCGGCGTGGAGGCGCTCCTCTCCCGCGAGGTCGCCGTCTACGACGAGTGGTGCGCAGCCCGCGGGCTTGCCCGGATCGCCCGCGACGTCTTCTCGGGAGCAGCCGGGATCCTCGGCCTTCCCGTGGAGCGGTGA
- the hxlB gene encoding 6-phospho-3-hexuloisomerase produces MQPDCPSIADLMLLMTSRLEETARAIDQERAGRFLDEILSAKRIYLAGAGRSGLVARAFAQRLMHLGFESYVIGETITPAFGHEDVLVAFSGSGETQSVADACETAKEIGGKICLITSTPDSHIGRMADCIVEIGNDLFKDPDIPRDFEIRQLTGQYRSVSLSFAPLGTLFETAALVFSDAVVSALMEVRHCTLEDLRSRLANVQ; encoded by the coding sequence ATGCAGCCCGACTGCCCCAGCATAGCCGACCTCATGCTCCTGATGACGTCACGTCTCGAAGAGACTGCGCGCGCGATAGACCAGGAGAGAGCAGGTCGGTTTCTCGACGAGATCCTCAGCGCAAAACGGATATACCTTGCCGGTGCCGGACGTTCGGGTCTGGTCGCGCGGGCGTTCGCCCAGCGCCTGATGCACCTCGGCTTTGAGAGTTACGTCATCGGTGAGACGATCACGCCCGCGTTCGGGCACGAAGATGTTCTTGTTGCGTTCTCGGGCTCGGGCGAGACCCAGTCCGTCGCGGATGCATGCGAGACCGCAAAGGAGATCGGGGGGAAGATCTGCCTCATCACCTCGACGCCCGATTCGCACATCGGCCGTATGGCCGACTGCATCGTCGAGATCGGGAACGACCTGTTCAAAGACCCGGATATCCCGCGGGACTTTGAGATCCGCCAGCTCACCGGGCAGTACCGGTCGGTCTCCCTCTCCTTTGCCCCGCTCGGGACCCTCTTTGAGACGGCGGCATTGGTCTTTTCGGATGCTGTCGTCTCGGCTCTGATGGAAGTGCGGCACTGCACTCTCGAGGATTTGAGAAGCCGTCTTGCGAACGTCCAGTGA